The window AGCACTTGCAGGCAGGCCCGGGATGGCGGCCGCTTCCAGTTCCTCGCTGCCCAGAAACAGCAACGCGCCGAGTAACACCGCGGTCTTGAGCTTGATCAACGCCTCCGCTCCTTTGGATAAGACTGTAAGGAACTGATCGACAAATACCGGACTAGTTCGCAGGTGACCCGCATCCGCCCGGCAATCTTTGCGTTCAAGACAAATATCAAATGCTCATCCCTGTATTTTTCCGCACAACTCAAACCCCGACACTGCGCTCCATCAAATCAATCCACCGGAGTTGCAGCCATGCCCATTGCCTTGCTCGCGCTGACCCTCAGCGCCTTTGCCATCGGGACGACCGAGTTCGTCATCGTTGGCCTGCTACCGACCATCGGCGCCGACCTCGGCGTCAGCCTGCCGTCCGCCGGCCTGCTGGTCAGCCTCTATGCATTGGGAGTCGCCGTCGGCGCCCCGGTGCTGACCGCCCTGACCGGCAAAGTGCCGCGCAAATTGTTGCTGTTGTCGTTGATGGTGCTGTTCACCCTCGGCAATCTGCTGGCGTGGAAAGCACCGAGCTACGAGTCGCTGATCCTGGCGCGGATCGTCACCGGCCTGGCCCACGGGGTGTTTTTCTCGATCGGTTCGACCATCGCCACCAGTCTAGTGCCCAAGGAAAAAGCCGCCAGCGCGATCGCCATCATGTTCACTGGCCTGACCGTGGCCTTGGTTACCGGCGTGCCGTTGGGTACCTTCATCGGTCAGCATTTCGGCTGGCGTGAAACCTTCCTCGCGGTGTCGGCATTGGGCGTAATCGCCTTTATCGGCAGCCTGCTCTATGTGCCGAAAAACATCGCCCACAGCAAACCTGCGTCGCTGCTACAGCAATTGCAGGTACTCAAACAGCCTCGGTTGCTGCTGGTGTACGCCATGACCGCTGTGGGTTACGGCGGATCGTTCATCGCGTTCACCTTTCTGGCGCCGATTCTTCAGGACATCTCGGGTTTCAGCGCCAGCACCGTTAGCCTGGTGTTGCTGGTCTACGGCATCTCGGTGGCCGTCGGCAACATCTGGGGCGGCAAACTGGCGGACAAACGCGGCCCGATCAGCGCCCTGAAAATCATCTTCGCCCTGCTCGCCGCCGTGCTGTTCGTGCTGACCTTCACCGCCGGCAATCCATGGCTGGCGCTGGCTACCGTGCTGGTGTGGGGGGCCGTGGCGTTCGGCAACGTGCCGGGGTTGCAGGTTTATGTGGTGCGTCAGGCCGAACATCACACGCCGCACGCGGTGGATGTAGCGTCCGGCCTGAACATTGCGGCATTCAACCTCGGTATCGCCGGTGGCGCGTGGGGCGGTGGCTTGATCGTTGCCCACATGGGCTTGATCCATACCGCGTGGATTGGCGGGCTGGTGGTGCTGGTGGCACTGGCACTGACGGCGTGGAGCGGTCGACTGGATTGCCTCGGTCCGGTGTATGCCGAGAGCTCGACCCGCGTCGTCGCCGGTCACTGATAAACCCTTGTGGGAGCTAGCCTGCTAGCGATGGCGGTAGATCAGCCAACATTGATGTGTCTGACAGACCGCTATCGCTAGCAGGCTAGCTCCCACATTTGAATTCGTGGTGCCTACCGTCCGTAGCCCCACCGAAACTTTCGTCACCGCCCCGCAGTCAGCAAAGGAATGGGGCATTCGGACGGGAGGCGACATGGCGGCGATTCACATCGGAATTTCAGGTTGGCGCTACACGCCCTGGCGGGGGGATTTCTACCCAAAGGGCTTACCGCAGAGACGCGAGTTGCAATTCGCGTCGCGGGCGGTCAACAGCATCGAAATCAATGGATCGTTTTACGCCTTGCAACGGCCGGAACGCTATGCCCAGTGGTACGCCGAAACCCCACCGAACTTCGTGTTCAGCGTCAAGGCTCCGCGTTTCATCACCCACATAAAACGTCTGCGGGACATCCATAAACCCTTGGCGAATTTCTTTGCTTCCGGGGTTCTGGAGCTCAAGGAAAAGCTTGGGCCGATCCTCTGGCAGTTTCCACCCAACTTCAAATTCGATGCCGAGCTGTTCGAAAACTTCCTCGAACAATTACCCCACGACACCGAACAGGCGGCCGCCCTCGCCCGCCAGCACGACTCGCATCTGCATGGTCACGCCAGCCTCAAGGCGTACAAGAAAAAACCTGTGCGCCACGCCGTGGAGATCCGCAACGACAGCTTCGTCGACGCGGCCTTCGTCCGCCTGCTCAAGCGCTACAACACGGCTCTGGTGATCGCCGACACCGCCGGTAAATGGCCGTATCGCGAAGACATCACCAGCGATTTCGTTTACCTGCGTCTGCACGGTGCCGAAGAACTCTACGCCAGCGGTTACACATCGCAGGCACTGAAACGCTGGGGCGACCGGATCGAGGCCTGGCATCACGGCAAGCAACCACACGACCCGCAGTTGATCGCGCCCAGACTGAAGGCCAGAGCCCGCAAGTCCCGCGAGGTGTTCTGCTATTTCGATAACGACATCAAGGTCCGCGCGCCTTTCGATGCCAGGCGGCTGCTGGAGCGTTTCGATCTCGCCAAAGACTTGCTCACTGCCCCCGGCGAACCCGTTACCGAAGGAGCGCTGCCATGAGCATTTCCGAGCCGGTCGGCGTCACGGACGAGCAGGCGACCGTCGTGACCACGGTGCATCGCTTCACGGTGCTGACGGTCAACACTCACAAGGGTTTCACTGCGCTGAACCGGCGTTTCATCCTGCCGGAGTTGCGCGAAGCGGTGCGCAGTGTTTCCGCCGATGTAGTGTTTTTGCAGGAAGTGCACGGCACCCACGAACAGCATCCCAAGCACTACACCAATTGGCCGGCGATGCCGCAATACGAATTCCTCGCCGACACCCTGTGGCCGCAGTTCGCCTATGGACGCAACGCGGTATATCCGGCGGGCGATCACGGCAATGCGTTGCTGTCGAAATTCCAGATCGTGCGCCACGACAACCTCGATGTGTCGATCAGCGGCCATGAGAATCGCGGCATCCTGCATTGCGTCTTGCGCCTGCCCGGCGAAGGCCCGGAGGTGCATGCGATTTGCGTCCATCTCGGCCTGCGCGAAACCCACCGCAATGCACAACTCAAGCTGCTCGCCCGTCGCCTGGAAGAGTTGCCGGGCGATGCACCGGTGATCGTCGCCGGGGACTTCAATGACTGGCGCCAGCGCGCCGATGCCCTGCTCAAACCCTGCGGTTTGCGTGAGGTATTCGCCGAGCATCACGGCAAACCGGCGCGCAGTTTCCCCGCCCGCTTGCCGGCTCTGCGCCTGGACCGCATCTACGTGC of the Pseudomonas sp. MAG733B genome contains:
- a CDS encoding MFS transporter yields the protein MPIALLALTLSAFAIGTTEFVIVGLLPTIGADLGVSLPSAGLLVSLYALGVAVGAPVLTALTGKVPRKLLLLSLMVLFTLGNLLAWKAPSYESLILARIVTGLAHGVFFSIGSTIATSLVPKEKAASAIAIMFTGLTVALVTGVPLGTFIGQHFGWRETFLAVSALGVIAFIGSLLYVPKNIAHSKPASLLQQLQVLKQPRLLLVYAMTAVGYGGSFIAFTFLAPILQDISGFSASTVSLVLLVYGISVAVGNIWGGKLADKRGPISALKIIFALLAAVLFVLTFTAGNPWLALATVLVWGAVAFGNVPGLQVYVVRQAEHHTPHAVDVASGLNIAAFNLGIAGGAWGGGLIVAHMGLIHTAWIGGLVVLVALALTAWSGRLDCLGPVYAESSTRVVAGH
- a CDS encoding endonuclease/exonuclease/phosphatase family protein, yielding MSISEPVGVTDEQATVVTTVHRFTVLTVNTHKGFTALNRRFILPELREAVRSVSADVVFLQEVHGTHEQHPKHYTNWPAMPQYEFLADTLWPQFAYGRNAVYPAGDHGNALLSKFQIVRHDNLDVSISGHENRGILHCVLRLPGEGPEVHAICVHLGLRETHRNAQLKLLARRLEELPGDAPVIVAGDFNDWRQRADALLKPCGLREVFAEHHGKPARSFPARLPALRLDRIYVRNLKASQPQVLTTRPWSHLSDHAPLSVEIEL
- a CDS encoding DUF72 domain-containing protein, yielding MAAIHIGISGWRYTPWRGDFYPKGLPQRRELQFASRAVNSIEINGSFYALQRPERYAQWYAETPPNFVFSVKAPRFITHIKRLRDIHKPLANFFASGVLELKEKLGPILWQFPPNFKFDAELFENFLEQLPHDTEQAAALARQHDSHLHGHASLKAYKKKPVRHAVEIRNDSFVDAAFVRLLKRYNTALVIADTAGKWPYREDITSDFVYLRLHGAEELYASGYTSQALKRWGDRIEAWHHGKQPHDPQLIAPRLKARARKSREVFCYFDNDIKVRAPFDARRLLERFDLAKDLLTAPGEPVTEGALP